In the genome of Melitaea cinxia chromosome 4, ilMelCinx1.1, whole genome shotgun sequence, the window gaactcatgtgttttgcccatagtcaccacgctgggcaagcgggttggtgaccgcagtactggctttttcgcaccgaagacgctgctgcccgtcttcggcctgtgtatttcaaagccagcagttggatggttatcccgccattggtcggctccttaagttccaaggtggttgtggaaccttgtaatcccttagtcgcctcttacgatacccacgggaagagagggagtggctaaattctttagtgccgtagccacacagcactttgaACGTTAGCACAtagttaatttacaaatatgtatGCGAGTTCTTATGCACGCCTTATCTTGGTATGaaggttaaaaaaattgaatacatATGCTTAACAGGTAAGGGtttcaatatatgtatgtctGTACGCATAGTGTAGATAAGTTGAACAGGTATTTGAAGAACAACAGGTACAGGTTTCATTTATATGAGTAGTTAATGTAGCCAgggacataattatattgaacgGGTATGTTCAGTAGGTAGGTGTCAATTCAAGCGTATTTGACAACGCGTAAGCTGTAAGGAGCGACGCTTAGTCTGTACAAAGCCTAAATTTAAGACATCGATACCGCCTTGTGTCTTTCTTGGCACCCAGTTCGTGGTCCTGAAACCGAATCTTGAAAGTTTATTTGAAGATGTTAGATTCTTTTTTACTGATTAGAGCTATGAGCTcaaatataagttaatgaattatatttgagtgtgaagcgtttactCTCCATGTCCTGATGAGGATTTTGTACCCAGGGTACATATTGGGAAAGGAAAATACAAGGAATATTACACGAGGTTACTTTTTAATCTTGTAGTGAAATATAACAGAAGATGGCCTCAAACGAAGGTGAAAGTGTTCATTTAGATGTAGTTCTGGAAAAGTTTGGTGGATTTAGTCGTTATAATATACAAGCAatgattttaattagttttgcgTTTTTCAATAATGGCATGCACTGTATTAATTACGTTATGGTTGCTGAGGAGACTCCATACAGGTAATTAAATGTgtctttaatacaattttatagcattatatatatatatgctagctgaccccgcaaacgttgttttgccatatattttattaaccttctcaaccccccccccccttataacttaggggaatgaaaaatagattttggccattctcagacctatccgatatgcacacaaaatttcataatattttactaaccctcttaaccccccccccttataacttaggggtatgaaaaatagatgttgttcgattctcagacctacccgatatgcacacaaaatttcttgagaatcggtcaagccgtttcggaggagtttaactacaaccACTtagacacgagaattttatatattagacataTTACTGATaccattattttaaagtttatttattagagACAAAATACAAGTATCCGGGGAGCGAAAGAAAAATAGTGTGTCAGGACTTACACGCTTATCCACAGACCCTAAAAATGGTGTTCGgatattaatatattctttttttcacTAAATAGTGGTAATTAATgacaatacatatatagaacAAGTTTGCTGCATACAATACAGTACAACAATATGGTATGCAGCTGATCTTGCTTTCCGCTCGTAAATTGAGTGTTTTTGTGTCTgtgttgtgtgtatgtatatgtatgtatgtgtgtgtgtgtgtgtgtgtgtgtgtgtatgtgtgaatGTGTGTATAAATCAACTGTTATCAAAAACATAGACATTGatacataaaatgaaaaaagagcTTCATGTTGCTAACCGAAACTggattaaaatgaatttttattttgacgctacacacacacacatatattgaAATGTTTTAGATTCATAGATCATAACTATAGGTATTAAGACATTACAGACAAGTATTTACAGGTGCAAAATTGAACAATGCGAGTCACAAATCAAAGTTTTCGAGTCACCGTACAATTTCACGACGCCCCATAATTCACGGGGCTGTTATAAATACACCTCAGACTCAGAAGAATGTAGCCCGAACAGTTTCAATATTTCAAGCGTTGAGCCTTGCAATGAATGGATTTACAAGAAAAAGGATAGTTTCGTCGCTGAGGTAGGGTTACACTTCGCAAAAGGCTTACTGGAGAAATTACCTCGTACAAAAacgtattttaattgtaaattttatcactttaatatcatattcatgttataaaataaaaatatttaacatattttaaaatgatatacagTTTAtagcaaaatttaattaattaatttatgatacGAAACTTGtataataagttaaatatttcatttgtattCAATTCAAAATTTGAATCAATCattgtttcattattaatttcagTTTAATCTGGCGTGTCAAGATTGGAAGCGTACATTTGTAGGAACGGTTCATAGCATAGGACTTATGTGTGGACTATTCTTTCAAGGAATTCTATCTGATAGGTACGTTAATATCGCCTAATTATAAGAGATAatattatgagatttttttatacgaattcGTCGGCAAACGATCGTAAGACCCACCTGATAGTAAATGGTTATTGTAGCCTATAAATTCCTGCTACACTCGAAACAACGCAAAcacgttgccgatcctactTCTGACCCACGCCAAGAGCTCTGACCCACTTACTAAACACAGGAACCCAAcattacttgagagcagtatcaGGTAGCTATGATCTAATATAAGGTTAAGGTACGTCTCCACACCTAGacctccagattttgagcaggatatccTACTATCTCTTCTTCAACATAAATTGATATATGCATTAGGTATATGCAGTATCTGTACGCTCGGTATTTCAGCTTTCGAAAACTAAACGATAATTGTACACATACGTATGCATAGGTATAGTGTGTTTGCAAATCTCAAGAGCtacctaaattatttaaaaaacatttttattttagatagacCTGATCGAGAAAGGCATAACTAACATTGATGATCAATCACAAActcattgatttttatttgagaAAGATTAATCAAAACTGTTTTCTTACTCTTTTGTAGATGCCCTTGATCAACAATGTAATCTAAAGTATATATTTCAGAATCTTTAAATAGCACGCGAAGATTTATATGAAATCGACTggatttattttggtataatagaaatattatgtAAGTGATTCTCTTTTTCAGGATTGGTCGAAAAGCAGCTATCATAATTGCCGGTCTAGCAGCCGCTTTGTTTGGCATCAGCAAAAGTTTTGCAACTACATATTTATCGTATATCGTCCTTGAATGGTTCGAAGCAACCTTCGGAGAAAATTGTTCGCCAGCTTTTATACTaggtcatttattttaattaataaatataaaattttgagaatTGTTCTTATTAAGATTccgagttttttttaattggatttTGTTTTTGGAAATGTTAGTAACGTAATTCTTGTGGTCTTGATACAGAAACCCATAAACAAAACAGTGCACGAAAAAATGTTGATACCCATTTTAATTCATCATATAAACTTAAccaatatacttaaatataagttaattGAAAATCAATTGTCCTTTGATTAATTAAAGTTccaaaaatagacataaaaccATTGTCTTCCAGGTGTCGAACTCGTCCACGGCGACTACAGACTGCACCAGCAAATATTCTTCTGCGTGATGGCCGCTTTGGGCGGAGTATTATTTTCTCTAGCTGCATACATAGTACCTTACTGGAGAGACTTCGTCCAAGTGATTTATGCACCGTCCTTGCTTTTCATATTATACTACTTTGTCATGGACGAGAGCGTGCGATGGTTACTAAGTAAAGGAAAAAAGGAGCAAGCTACGAAGTTGCTTcttaaaattgcaaaaataaacaaaacaaaattggaTGAAAAATTGCTCGTTAATATACGTTGTGAAGATAATGGGACGAACAGTGCTTTGTTGTCAACTTTAAAgtcaaaaatagtaattaagcGATTTCTGACTTGCTTGATTTGGTGGACGTCTTGTACGTTTATATCGTTTGGGTTGGTCGTCAATATTGACTCCTTGGCCGGTAATAAGTACTTGAACTTCGCTATAATGTCTCTATCTGATATACCAGCCAGTGTTGCGATggtgtttattttaaaacgtttcAAAAGAAAGAAGCCCTTGCTTATATCGTTCTTGACGGCTGGAGTGCTTTGTTTACTTCATCCGTTAGTACCTAGAGGTATgtaagacatttatttttcataatattttagaaaacaataacaataataaacgcATCACACTCAACGCCCCACGGTAGGACATTTTCCTGTATCGGAGATCCggaaacacaaaatacacaagcacaaacgtccaggccacgacaaacatatataaggccaatacaaatatttgaactgagcggggatcgaacccgcgactgctagcgcaacagccagtgctgtgaccgctgtaccaacgcgtcgtcgagacaatagatatacaattttacgattaaagaataataattcattccaaacttttttttaatgtcggtATCACATTCCAAAAATCCTTCGtaattgataaattatgtaacataattaatattttttataatgcgCTACTAATCACTTGGTCCATAAACATATATTTGGTAAGAAACTAATCTGAACCGACATCTAGGTTCGAAAAAGTTTATAGTTATAACGAAGAAGTTTATAAGAAGTTTAAAACAGTTTTACTTAGCCGTTTTGTTAGCACGCTTTTTATCTGGATGAAACTAGTCTTAGCTAaagtagttaggtacttttttggGATATGTAAGAGATCAAGATCTAGGAATTTCATGTATCTActacatgtaataaataaaattggagtgtctgtttgcaatagtaaaataaccgctttttactaaatgcatatttatgtatatacaattttcgtctatct includes:
- the LOC123670456 gene encoding solute carrier family 22 member 3-like, whose protein sequence is MASNEGESVHLDVVLEKFGGFSRYNIQAMILISFAFFNNGMHCINYVMVAEETPYRCKIEQCESQIKVFESPYNFTTPHNSRGCYKYTSDSEECSPNSFNISSVEPCNEWIYKKKDSFVAEFNLACQDWKRTFVGTVHSIGLMCGLFFQGILSDRIGRKAAIIIAGLAAALFGISKSFATTYLSYIVLEWFEATFGENCSPAFILGVELVHGDYRLHQQIFFCVMAALGGVLFSLAAYIVPYWRDFVQVIYAPSLLFILYYFVMDESVRWLLSKGKKEQATKLLLKIAKINKTKLDEKLLVNIRCEDNGTNSALLSTLKSKIVIKRFLTCLIWWTSCTFISFGLVVNIDSLAGNKYLNFAIMSLSDIPASVAMVFILKRFKRKKPLLISFLTAGVLCLLHPLVPREYLWLSTGVYFLGRFVSTFTFGTVYIYTSELFPTYSRNSMHALCSAIGRIGSIVAPMTPLLTIYMESLPTILFGSISIVAGLTTLLVPDLDNEPLPDNVLEAEKIGSYPLTNISDKKTEE